A single region of the Acidobacteriota bacterium genome encodes:
- a CDS encoding carboxypeptidase regulatory-like domain-containing protein, with protein MVRRLFVALWLVATCASFAAAQGTTSRLVGQVSDATGGVLPGVTVTIANEATGVSFTTVTSDVGRYAFEALVSGVYTVSAELAGFKTFSGTSYRVEIGQPTTVNIRLEPGDIAETVQVVGSSEVVQVSTSGNLGTVVDQKTIEALPIVGTRGRNPLELVTQLPGVVSGANTGGGVHVFGARDRSWNYTLDGIDTNETSAGGSNFSPLRANPDSLAEFKVLTGNQTAEFGRNSGGQVAMVTRSGTNQFRGTLFYFMRDPKLNANEWEINAVNPTREGAQAAKDKFVQKIGGYSLGGPILKNKTFFFTNLQVLRGERSREVLRLVYTEAARNGLWRYVSGGRNLPFGVAGSPIDGNGNVLPGVAVGTYNIGANDPQGIGLNPQIATAMRNTPLPNDFRSGDGLNIAGFRFFPKETEEQYDSVVRVDHVVSARHYAFARVAWGEQNSLCDRVNGGEPRFPGGECVVNTFRNPVNWAASWRWNPGASVVNEFVVGGNSFAFDFVIPTANASVADWSFADVTLPVTTSFGNKRDLRTFQVVNNTSWVKGAHNLKFGMNLRFQRHNDVRGSVSGGNVTPLVNFSTAINTVDPIAFRLPADIQTANDRPALERNINFLLGRVGSVTQGFVSQGSAYGPGGTLFDFVADYPEFDFFAQDSWQLRPNLTMDLGVRWEMKMSPRNPDNLLRRPNVRVAVGEPGTSSLAWVAEPLYEDDRNNIAPSIGMAWDPRGDGKSSIRGNYRMAFDRINTFVISSAILQSIPGITTGVTNTAYGQAGGRLPGIPTLQPAFSPEQALAPPAVSANSMRVMDTDFQTPLTHAWALSYQREVWAQTVAEVAYVGRRADNLFGAYDVNQAEIFGNGFLDAFNVVKGGGQSPLMNQLLAADTRRLATETGSDMVRRLFPANLSQNSVAALAASLGTRIQGGRTLSELAGLGPYFFFPYPQYLGGMNVIDSNDWSRYHGLQLKLEKRFSRGYSYLFAYMLAQSKDTRSFDPAFTVVSTGNVQSASSTPFNIFDRSLNYARSDFDRTHVFSSTWVWELPFGQGKWFGRDAGGFMNQIIGGWQIAGQATMQSGRPFTVYSGTNTLSNVVQTPANCSGCSSGLGSPFDDQATGLVWFFDESARAKFSIPGAGQFSDVGRNAFTGPAGLNINLNVTKRFFMPFGHTFEFRMDATNITNTPTFGFPTAVITSATFGRIFNSVTSFSRKIQIGAKYTF; from the coding sequence ATGGTCAGGCGACTTTTCGTCGCGCTCTGGCTCGTGGCAACGTGTGCCTCGTTCGCGGCTGCCCAGGGCACGACCTCGCGACTCGTCGGCCAGGTGTCCGACGCCACCGGCGGGGTGCTGCCGGGGGTCACGGTCACGATCGCCAACGAGGCGACGGGCGTGAGCTTCACCACGGTCACGTCCGACGTCGGGCGCTACGCCTTCGAAGCGCTCGTGAGCGGCGTCTACACGGTGAGCGCCGAGCTCGCCGGCTTCAAGACGTTCAGCGGCACGAGCTACCGCGTCGAGATCGGCCAGCCGACCACGGTCAACATCCGGCTCGAGCCTGGCGACATCGCCGAAACGGTCCAGGTCGTCGGCTCGTCCGAGGTGGTCCAGGTCAGCACCTCGGGCAACCTCGGCACGGTGGTCGACCAGAAGACCATCGAGGCCCTGCCCATTGTCGGCACGCGCGGCCGCAACCCGCTCGAGCTCGTCACGCAGTTGCCGGGCGTGGTCTCTGGCGCGAACACGGGCGGCGGCGTGCACGTCTTCGGCGCGCGCGATCGGTCGTGGAACTACACGCTCGACGGCATCGACACCAACGAGACGAGCGCCGGCGGCTCCAACTTCTCGCCGCTCCGGGCCAATCCCGACTCGCTTGCCGAGTTCAAGGTGCTCACGGGCAACCAGACGGCCGAGTTCGGGCGCAACTCCGGCGGGCAGGTGGCGATGGTCACCCGATCGGGCACCAACCAGTTCCGCGGCACGCTGTTCTACTTCATGCGCGATCCCAAGCTCAACGCGAACGAGTGGGAGATCAACGCCGTCAACCCCACGCGCGAGGGCGCGCAGGCGGCGAAGGACAAGTTCGTGCAGAAGATCGGCGGCTACAGTCTCGGCGGGCCGATCCTGAAGAACAAGACGTTCTTCTTCACGAACCTGCAGGTGCTGCGCGGCGAGCGGTCGCGCGAGGTGCTGCGGCTCGTCTACACCGAGGCCGCGCGCAACGGCCTCTGGCGCTACGTGTCGGGCGGTCGTAACCTGCCGTTTGGCGTCGCGGGCTCGCCGATTGACGGCAACGGCAACGTGCTGCCGGGCGTGGCCGTGGGCACGTACAACATCGGCGCCAACGACCCGCAGGGCATCGGGCTCAACCCGCAGATTGCGACGGCGATGCGCAACACGCCACTGCCGAACGACTTCCGCTCGGGCGACGGCCTGAATATCGCGGGGTTCCGCTTCTTCCCGAAGGAGACCGAAGAGCAGTACGACTCGGTCGTGCGGGTCGACCACGTCGTGAGCGCGCGCCACTACGCCTTTGCGCGCGTCGCCTGGGGCGAGCAGAACTCGCTCTGCGACCGTGTGAACGGCGGCGAGCCCCGGTTCCCCGGGGGTGAGTGCGTGGTCAACACCTTCCGCAACCCCGTCAACTGGGCCGCAAGCTGGCGCTGGAATCCCGGAGCGAGCGTCGTCAACGAATTCGTGGTCGGTGGCAACTCCTTCGCGTTCGACTTCGTGATCCCGACGGCCAACGCGAGCGTCGCCGACTGGAGCTTCGCCGACGTCACGTTGCCGGTCACGACGAGCTTTGGCAACAAGCGCGACCTCCGCACCTTCCAGGTGGTCAACAACACGAGCTGGGTCAAGGGCGCGCACAACCTGAAGTTCGGCATGAACCTCCGGTTCCAGCGCCACAACGACGTGCGCGGGTCGGTGTCGGGTGGCAACGTCACGCCGCTCGTCAACTTCAGCACGGCCATCAACACCGTCGACCCCATTGCCTTCCGGCTGCCGGCCGACATCCAGACGGCCAACGACCGGCCAGCCCTCGAGCGGAACATCAACTTCCTGCTCGGGCGCGTGGGCAGCGTGACGCAGGGCTTCGTCTCGCAGGGCAGCGCCTACGGGCCGGGTGGCACGCTCTTCGACTTCGTGGCCGACTACCCCGAGTTCGACTTCTTCGCGCAGGACTCGTGGCAGCTCAGGCCGAACCTCACGATGGACCTGGGCGTTCGCTGGGAGATGAAGATGTCCCCGCGCAACCCCGACAACCTGCTCCGCCGGCCGAACGTGCGCGTGGCTGTCGGCGAGCCGGGCACGAGCAGCCTCGCCTGGGTCGCAGAGCCCCTCTACGAGGACGACAGGAACAACATCGCGCCGTCGATCGGCATGGCGTGGGACCCGCGCGGCGACGGCAAGAGCTCGATCCGTGGCAACTATCGCATGGCGTTCGACCGGATCAACACGTTCGTCATCTCGTCGGCGATCCTGCAGAGTATCCCGGGGATCACGACCGGCGTCACGAACACGGCCTACGGCCAGGCCGGCGGACGTCTGCCGGGGATCCCGACCCTGCAGCCGGCGTTCTCGCCCGAGCAGGCGCTCGCGCCACCGGCCGTGTCGGCCAACAGCATGCGCGTGATGGACACCGATTTCCAGACACCCCTGACGCACGCCTGGGCCCTCAGCTACCAGCGTGAGGTGTGGGCGCAGACGGTGGCCGAAGTTGCCTACGTGGGCCGTCGCGCCGACAACCTGTTTGGCGCCTACGACGTCAACCAGGCCGAGATCTTCGGCAACGGCTTCCTCGACGCCTTCAACGTCGTCAAGGGCGGCGGCCAGAGCCCGCTGATGAACCAGCTGCTTGCGGCCGACACGCGCCGGCTCGCCACCGAGACGGGCTCCGACATGGTGCGCCGCCTCTTCCCGGCCAACCTGTCGCAGAACAGCGTGGCGGCGCTCGCGGCGTCGCTGGGCACGCGCATCCAGGGCGGGCGCACGTTGAGCGAACTCGCGGGCCTCGGGCCCTACTTCTTCTTCCCGTATCCGCAGTACCTCGGCGGCATGAACGTCATCGACTCGAACGACTGGTCGCGCTACCACGGCCTGCAGCTCAAGCTCGAGAAGCGCTTCAGCCGCGGGTACTCGTACCTCTTCGCCTACATGCTGGCGCAGTCGAAGGACACGCGGTCGTTCGACCCGGCGTTCACGGTCGTGTCGACCGGCAACGTGCAGTCGGCGTCGAGCACGCCGTTCAACATCTTCGACCGCAGCCTCAACTACGCGCGGTCGGACTTCGATCGCACCCACGTGTTCTCGTCGACGTGGGTGTGGGAGCTCCCCTTCGGCCAGGGCAAGTGGTTCGGGCGTGATGCCGGCGGGTTCATGAACCAGATCATCGGCGGCTGGCAGATTGCCGGACAGGCGACGATGCAGAGCGGGCGGCCGTTTACCGTCTACTCCGGAACGAACACGCTGTCGAACGTGGTGCAGACGCCGGCCAACTGCAGCGGCTGCAGCTCCGGGCTCGGCAGCCCGTTCGACGACCAGGCCACGGGGCTCGTGTGGTTCTTCGACGAGTCGGCGCGGGCGAAGTTCAGCATCCCGGGGGCGGGGCAGTTCAGCGACGTGGGCCGCAACGCGTTCACCGGCCCGGCGGGGCTCAACATCAACCTGAACGTGACCAAGCGGTTCTTCATGCCGTTTGGCCACACGTTCGAGTTCCGGATGGACGCGACCAACATCACCAACACGCCGACGTTCGGGTTCCCGACGGCGGTCATCACGTCGGCGACGTTCGGGCGTATCTTCAATAGCGTGACGAGCTTCTCGCGCAAGATCCAGATCGGCGCGAAGTACACGTTCTGA
- a CDS encoding redoxin domain-containing protein — protein MAAWVAVTLLATAGASAAQPSARPSSPVPGVQVADARGPLVDPLGTSVTVFFFVAPDCPISNRYAPEIARLHRQFASEGVALWLVYVEPDVTPAEVARHRAEYGLDLPVLFDAAHELVRAAGAVVTPEAAVFVGRERAYSGRIDDRVVDFGQVRPAPTHRDLSDALAAVLAGRPVAVPRVPGVGCIIGAPPGAAGPPK, from the coding sequence ATGGCCGCGTGGGTCGCCGTCACCCTCCTGGCGACCGCTGGCGCGTCTGCGGCGCAGCCGTCCGCGCGCCCGTCGTCTCCGGTGCCCGGCGTGCAGGTCGCCGACGCGCGCGGCCCGCTCGTCGACCCGCTCGGCACCTCCGTGACGGTCTTCTTCTTCGTCGCGCCCGACTGCCCGATCTCGAATCGCTACGCTCCGGAAATCGCGCGTCTCCATCGCCAGTTCGCGTCTGAGGGCGTCGCGCTGTGGCTCGTCTACGTCGAGCCGGACGTAACCCCCGCCGAGGTGGCTCGACATCGCGCCGAGTACGGTCTCGACCTGCCCGTGCTCTTCGACGCCGCCCACGAGCTCGTGCGCGCCGCCGGCGCGGTGGTCACGCCGGAGGCCGCCGTTTTCGTGGGGCGCGAGCGCGCCTACAGCGGCCGGATCGACGATCGGGTGGTCGATTTCGGCCAGGTGCGCCCGGCGCCCACGCACCGCGACCTCAGCGATGCCCTTGCCGCCGTGCTCGCGGGCCGCCCCGTGGCCGTGCCGCGCGTACCCGGCGTCGGCTGCATCATCGGCGCTCCGCCTGGTGCGGCCGGGCCACCGAAGTGA